ACCGGACCAGCCATGTTCATCAGGACAGTACGCGACACGTAAGCCAAGACACCTATGTAGAGATATGGTGCCCATCCTAACATCAGCAGAAAGGGGATAGACAATGCTTCAGTGATAATCACTGTTTTGACTTTCCCTATTCGATCCGCTAGCGCAGGTGCGGAGAACTGCCCTACCGAAAGCAGAATTGTGTTGATTGCAAAAATAAGGCCGATAGTAGCCTCGTCTACTTGGAAAACTTGCTTGAAATACAAATTGAAATACAACACGATAACGCCAGCGCCAAGGCCAATCGTGCTAGTGGTAATCGTATACTTGCCAATGAATTCCCAGTTACGAACATTTGCGAATCCAAGTCTCTGTTCAGATTCCTGTGGGGTGTCACGAGTCATTGGAACCAAAGCGAGACCTGATATTGCAATCGGAACAAGACTAAACCACAGGGTAAGCCGATAGGACCAAAGAAGATTCACAGCCAGCCCCAAGTTTCTGACCAGTCCAGGAATATACCCGCCCAAGATATTCCCCGCAAGTACTGCAAGCAATGATAGTCCACCACTGAAGCCAAAAAGATGGGCTCGTTCTTTTTCCGTGGATACATCGCTTACATATGGTGTCATCGCGACTTGTGTGAAGGCCTGCGAAAAGCCCAATAGAACCTGAGAAAAAAGCAGGACATACGGCTGGATAGCGGTGAAACGAATCACAGTGGAAATAAAAGATACAAAACTCGCAGCCAGTAGAATGCGCTTTCTGGATTTCCGATCGGTAATCATTCCGGCCGCAATTGCGATGCCAGCTGTAGCAAACATCGAAACACTAAGGAAGAAACCAAGGAAATCCTCTCCAAATCCCACCTCAAGCATATATAGATTGAAGATTACATTACTGATTCCGTAGCCCAGCGTGCTTGCAACCCTTGAGAAAATATACAGCTTGGCATCTTTCTGAAAGAGTTTGACCTTGTCCAAGTATCCAAGTTCGTCGCCAGCCGTCAAGCTCTTGGTACCGTCCTGCAAAATCGTGCTCGTGCAATCATAAGCCCCTTACCTTTATGCATTGTTAAAACAGCAAAATCCACAGACCTATATTTCGTTTCAACATTCCGATTAATATGTCTCCAATGGATCTTCGCAGCGACACAATCACACAACCAACAGACGAAATGATTGAGGCAATCGTTCAAGCTCACAAAAAAGGAAGGCTTGGGGATGATGTCATAGGCGAGGACGAAGTGGTGAACGATCTCCAAGAGAAAGCTGCCAAAATTCTCGGAAAGGAAGACGCATTGTTGGTTACATCCGGCACCCAAGGCAATGTGATTTCACTTCTTGCGCAAACAGCTAGGGGCGGTGAAGTGGTTGTAGAGGAAAACAGCCATACCTTTCTATTTGAAGCAGGAGCCATGTCATCGCTTGGGGGTCTATTTCCAAAACCGGTTCAGGGCAACAATGGATACATCGAGCCCAAAACCTTGAAGAATGCAATTAGACCAGATGACCCTCATTATCCTGAATCACAATTGGTCGTTCTTGAGAACACGCATAATTATGCTGGCGGCGTAGTTGTAACCCCCAGCCAAGTCGAATCTCTTGCAGAAATTGCTCATGATCATGGTTTAAAGGTTCATTGTGACGGTGCCAGATTATTCAACGCAGCAGTCGCTCTTGGAATCCCGGCGAAGAATCTCGTTGAATCTGTTGATAGTGTTCAAATCTGCTTAAGCAAGGGGCTATCAGCTCCTGTTGGTTCAATTATAGCGGGTTCGGAGGAATTCATACACAAAGCAGTCAGAATCAGAAAACGCTTGGGTGGGGGAATGAGACAAGCAGGAATAATAGCAGCTCCTGGAATCATTGCCATCGAGAAGATGGTTGATAGGCTCAAGGAGGATCATGAGAATGCAAAGCTGCTTTACACCAGGTTATCAGAAATCCCCAAATTGCAGGTAACCGAACCAGACACCAATATCATCTTCGTCGATATTAGTGCCTACGATATGAATTCAGAAGAATTCTCTCAAGGTTTAGAAAAAGAGGGGGTACTCGTTTATGGCGGATA
This DNA window, taken from Candidatus Thorarchaeota archaeon, encodes the following:
- a CDS encoding MFS transporter; the protein is MQDGTKSLTAGDELGYLDKVKLFQKDAKLYIFSRVASTLGYGISNVIFNLYMLEVGFGEDFLGFFLSVSMFATAGIAIAAGMITDRKSRKRILLAASFVSFISTVIRFTAIQPYVLLFSQVLLGFSQAFTQVAMTPYVSDVSTEKERAHLFGFSGGLSLLAVLAGNILGGYIPGLVRNLGLAVNLLWSYRLTLWFSLVPIAISGLALVPMTRDTPQESEQRLGFANVRNWEFIGKYTITTSTIGLGAGVIVLYFNLYFKQVFQVDEATIGLIFAINTILLSVGQFSAPALADRIGKVKTVIITEALSIPFLLMLGWAPYLYIGVLAYVSRTVLMNMAGPVSNAFFMEGLTKEERATAVGITRTGDSFVRGVAAIIGGWLLSLGLYRIPYLLVSGLYMLGVLLFYGFFKGKEKELNAMREARIKHEEKAQEAPDVT
- a CDS encoding aminotransferase class I/II-fold pyridoxal phosphate-dependent enzyme, with translation MSPMDLRSDTITQPTDEMIEAIVQAHKKGRLGDDVIGEDEVVNDLQEKAAKILGKEDALLVTSGTQGNVISLLAQTARGGEVVVEENSHTFLFEAGAMSSLGGLFPKPVQGNNGYIEPKTLKNAIRPDDPHYPESQLVVLENTHNYAGGVVVTPSQVESLAEIAHDHGLKVHCDGARLFNAAVALGIPAKNLVESVDSVQICLSKGLSAPVGSIIAGSEEFIHKAVRIRKRLGGGMRQAGIIAAPGIIAIEKMVDRLKEDHENAKLLYTRLSEIPKLQVTEPDTNIIFVDISAYDMNSEEFSQGLEKEGVLVYGGYGARVRFVTNRMINRDDILRAADVIESILS